One window from the genome of Perca flavescens isolate YP-PL-M2 chromosome 17, PFLA_1.0, whole genome shotgun sequence encodes:
- the LOC114572208 gene encoding serine/threonine-protein phosphatase 2A 55 kDa regulatory subunit B delta isoform has protein sequence MAGVAGGNDFQWCFSQVKGAIDEDVAEADIISTVEFNYSGELLATGDKGGRVVIFQHEQESKNRPHLRGEYNVYSTFQSHEPEFDYLKSLEIEEKINKIRWLPQQNAAHFLLSTNDKTIKLWKISERDKRAEGYNLKDEDGRLRDPFRITSLRVPVLMPMDLMVEASPRRIFANAHTYHINSISVNSDHETYLSADDLRINLWHLEITDRSFNIVDIKPANMEELTEVITAAECHPHQCNVFVYSSSKGTIRLCDMRAAALCDRHSKFFEEPEDPSSRSFFSEIISSISDVKFSHSGRYMMTRDYLSVKVWDLNMENRPVETYQVHEYLRSKLCSLYENDCIFDKFECCWNGSDSAIMTGSYNNFFRMFDRNTRRDITLEASRESSKPRATLKPRKVSTGGKRKKDEISVDSLDFNKKILHTAWHPKDNVIAVAATNNLYIFQDKIN, from the exons ATGGCGG GAGTTGCAGGAGGAAATGATTTCCAGTGGTGTTTCTCTCAAGTGAAAGGAGCGATAGATGAAGATGTTGCGGAAG CTGACATAATCTCAACAGTTGAGTTCAACTATTCTGGAGAATTGCTTGCAACTGGAGATAAAGGAGGCAGAGTAGTGATATTTCAACATGAACAGGAG tCTAAGAATCGTCCACACCTGCGTGGGGAGTACAACGTCTATAGCACTTTTCAGAGTCACGAGCCAGAATTTGACTATTTGAAAAGTTTAGAAATTGaggaaaaaattaataaaataagatGGCTACCCCAACAAAATGCTGCTCACTTTCTACTTTCGACAAATG ATAAAACTATCAAATTGTGGAAAATAAGTGAAAGAGATAAAAGAGCAGAAGGTTACAACCTGAAAGATGAAGATGGACGACTCAGAGACCCCTTTAGAATCACCTCTTTACGG GTACCAGTACTGATGCCAATGGATCTCATGGTAGAAGCAAGCCCACGGAGGATCTTTGCAAATGCGCACACCTATCACATTAATTCCATTTCTGTAAATAGTGATCATGAAACGTACCTCTCTGCAGATGACCTAAGAATAAATCTATGGCACTTGGAAATCACAGACAGAAGTTTTA ATATTGTAGACATCAAGCCCGCCAACATGGAGGAACTGACAGAAGTAATCACAGCTGCTGAGTGCCATCCACACCAATGCAATGTATTTGTGTACAGCAGTAGCAAAGGCACCATCCGCCTGTGTGACATGCGAGCAGCGGCACTCTGTGATAGGCACTCAAAGT TCTTTGAGGAGCCAGAGGATCCAAGCAGCCGATCCTTTTTCTCTGAGATCATCTCCTCCATCTCGGACGTGAAGTTCAGTCACAGCGGACGCTATATGATGACACGTGACTACCTCTCCGTCAAAGTTTGGGACCTCAACATGGAGAACAGGCCAGTGGAGACGTATCAG GTCCATGAATACCTTCGCAGTAAGCTCTGCTCCTTGTATGAAAATGACTGCATCTTTGACAAGTTTGAGTGCTGCTGGAATGGCAGTGACAG tgCCATCATGACCGGCTCCTACAACAACTTCTTCCGAATGTTTGACCGCAACACCAGGCGGGACATCACACTGGAGGCGTCCCGGGAGAGCAGCAAACCACGGGCTACGCTCAAACCACGCAAAGTGTCCACTGGTGGCAAGAGGAAGAAGGATGAGATCAGCGTGGACAGCCTGGACTTCAACAAGAAGATCCTCCACACTGCCTGGCACCCCAAAGATAACGTGATAGCTGTGGCAGCCACCAACAACTTGTACATTTTCCAGGACAAAATCAACTAG